From a single Tachypleus tridentatus isolate NWPU-2018 chromosome 6, ASM421037v1, whole genome shotgun sequence genomic region:
- the LOC143254000 gene encoding nanos homolog 1-like — protein sequence MDAFRYGLPVDLSTLYPPSNLSLVDEMQKLLRSLETMSIQHQMNYVRSDFVQNGKDSDFLTVQGPTNKQRPPKKRKKRPQECVFCKNNGEEVRFYKSHVLRNTSGKIVCPILRRYNCPICQNGGGDTAHTIRYCPKNKFK from the exons ATGGACGCGTTTAGATACGGTCTCCCAGTTGATTTGTCAACGCTTTATCCACCATCCAATCTGTCTCTCGTGGACGAAATGCAGAAGTTGTTGAGGTCCTTAGAAACCATGAGTATTCAACACCAAATGA aTTACGTTCGCAGCGATTTTGTACAGAACGGAAAAGATTCCGATTTTTTAACTGTCCAGGGTCCAACCAATAAGCAACGACCTCCAAAAAAACGCAAGAAGAGGCCCCAAGaatgtgtattttgtaaaaacaatgGCGAAGAAGTGCGTTTTTACAAGAGTCATGTTCTGAGAAATACAAGTGGTAAGATCGTCTGTCCAATTTTGAGACGTTACAACTGTCCCATTTGTCAAAACGGAGGTGGAGACACCGCCCACACAATAAGATACTGCCCTAAAAATAAGTTCAAGTGA